A window of the Plasmodium vivax chromosome 12, whole genome shotgun sequence genome harbors these coding sequences:
- a CDS encoding hypothetical protein, conserved (encoded by transcript PVX_116810A), with protein sequence MASRQTEKTNNEITKTTEKAEKINEHITPSLEDIHNDKIKSVDTSPNKANQNSEKDMPFGLTNWEISSERAVSSDIREGEGEGEGDFFSSNVKCNNAKTKFKSYALSGNAPDAQLSEHSNKLKEKKHLHTIIKEKIRKYSICHNGESGNYCHSPEKFNTECLKEDKAVDKFDKAENSNNFFYTDHQPVPHSLQQEYCGHDITAREGTRRNEKEDATLGRSKCYKDTHKSKFNSMTRLESASKVADDSSGALPRGGDSGDGGLSGDSDKREDHAAGAPTQGNGEQNQDHRDHRDHPAKNSPHAEDIIRCNDEELIRSLQKGEGVNPVERVERPSPKYQEKGRSKYRRNCYNVRQSSIKSIVNGKGAQLGRREAHSEAREGDSRVDEGKSASGGEVDKFSGAGRDSSGEAPSNRGDDEHDDHGRENHNEEKGSSDENDARDKGDGEADGRGDIARKNLEEGGWIEIEQPLNFWDALKNNFKNVFLVKSEGGEAADGGEKAAAGGEEAESANLGDSVNELKESVSPAAPTAPTASSALGEFPLSPDVYVKCLNFLSAEKILECELLNKLSSHVINNRINVFTHVKKLTLDERWSHIPIYKRQFYLHQMKNVKHMYTSEKIYSGNGMYIHEVAAIIFQNVSNLKTLELLSPEYCMNDNTPRHEPFALCPSVFSKLEKLTIIGCQTLEWLHILRNCSFPLLKKFEVCYYPLHHDHWVWKFIFDFTLLGLQGLFKILYTMENLQKLSIGFDVLFDNLEGYLYNPLESHRNLLGGVNFVPNNQRYTNALSAPPANGNPSRKFKSYRGRICEEDFSDIFTIAYYISGKCGKLKRIMIKYRDSYDSYDDEMDNDETLNEFISEATNTASSYYNYVLNWFRSAGGTASERG encoded by the coding sequence atggctagtagACAGacggaaaaaacaaataacgAAATAACGAAAACAAcggaaaaagcggaaaaaataaatgagcaCATTACGCCTTCGCTGGAGGACATTCATAACGATAAGATAAAATCGGTAGACACTTCTCCCAATAAAGCGAATCAAAATTCGGAAAAAGACATGCCATTTGGCTTAACAAATTGGGAAATATCTTCCGAGCGTGCTGTTTCGAGCGATATACGGGAAGGTGAAGGTGAAGGCGAAGGAGATTTTTTCAGCAGTAAcgtaaaatgtaataatgcCAAGACGAAATTTAAAAGTTACGCATTAAGTGGGAACGCTCCAGATGCGCAACTTAGTGAACACTCAAAcaaattaaaggaaaaaaaacacttgcACACaataataaaggaaaaaatccgCAAGTATAGCATTTGTCACAACGGCGAAAGTGGAAACTATTGTCACTCGCCAGAAAAATTCAACACCGAATGTTTGAAGGAAGATAAGGCAGTTGACAAATTCGACAAAGCAgaaaattcaaataattttttttacacagaTCATCAACCCGTTCCGCATTCCCTGCAGCAGGAATATTGTGGCCACGATATAACTGCACGCGAAGGGACTCGtcgaaatgaaaaggaggaTGCAACGTTAGGGCGTTCGAAGTGTTATAAAGATACGCACAAGAGCAAGTTCAACAGCATGACGCGCTTAGAGTCCGCTTCGAAAGTGGCGGATGACTCGAGCGGAGCCTTGCCGCGGGGTGGTGACTCCGGCGATGGGGGGCTAAGCGGCGACAGTGATAAGAGGGAGGACCACGCGGCAGGAGCCCCTACGCAGGGGAATGGTGAACAGAACCAGGATCACCGCGATCACCGCGATCATCCCGCGAAGAACAGCCCGCACGCTGAAGACATAATCAGGTGCAACGACGAGGAGCTGATAAGGAGtcttcaaaagggagaaggagTTAACCCTGTTGAGCGGGTGGAGCGGCCCTCACCGAAATATCAAGAAAAGGGACGCTCCAAGTATCGCAGAAATTGCTACAATGTTCGGCAGAGCAGCATTAAAAGTATTGTGAATGGCAAGGGTGCACAGCTTGGTAGGAGGGAGGCGCATAGTGAAGCACGTGAAGGGGACTCGAGGGTCGATGAAGGGAAAAGCGCGTCCGGGGGGGAAGTAGACAAGTTCAGTGGCGCGGGGAGAGACTCCTCTGGGGAGGCACCCTCGAATAGAGGTGATGATGAGCACGACGATCACGGCAGAGAAAACCACAACGAGGAAAAAGGTAGTAGTGACGAGAATGACGCGCGGGACAAGGGAGATGGTGAGGCAGACGGTAGGGGAGATATTGCGAGGAAGAACCTGGAGGAAGGCGGGTGGATAGAAATCGAGCAGCCGCTCAATTTCTGGGACGCCCTGAAGAACAATTTTAAGAACGTGTTTTTGGTGAAGtcggaggggggagaagcggcagaTGGAGGGGAGAAGGCGGCAGCTGGAGGGGAGGAAGCCGAGTCAGCCAACTTAGGCGATTCTGTCAACGAACTCAAGGAGTCCGTCTCGCCCGCCGCGCCTACCGCGCCTACCGCGTCTAGCGCGCTTGGCGAGTTCCCCCTCTCGCCAGACGTGTACGTGAAGTGCCTAAACTTCCTGAGCGCGGAAAAAATCCTGGAGTGTGAGCTGCTAAACAAGCTGAGCAGCCACGTAATAAACAACCGAATCAACGTGTTCACCCACGTGAAAAAACTAACGCTAGATGAGAGGTGGTCCCACATCCCAATATACAAGAGACAGTTCTATCTGCACCAAATGAAAAACGTCAAGCATATGTACACCTCGGAGAAAATATACTCAGGCAATGGAATGTACATTCACGAAGTAGCTGCaattatatttcaaaatgtgtCTAATTTGAAGACCCTAGAATTACTGTCGCCCGAATATTGTATGAATGATAATACCCCAAGACATGAGCCATTCGCTCTATGCCCATCTGTTTTTTCAAAACTGGAGAAGCTAACAATAATTGGATGCCAGACGTTGGAGTGGCTACACATTTTGCGTAATTGTTCCTTTcctttgttaaaaaaatttgaagtaTGTTACTACCCCCTCCATCATGATCACTGGGTGTGGAAATTCATTTTCGATTTTACCCTCTTGGGGTTACAAGgcttgtttaaaattttatacactATGGAGAATCTTCAAAAATTGAGCATCGGATTTGACGTACTGTTTGATAATCTGGAAGGGTATCTGTACAACCCTTTGGAGAGTCACCGGAATCTGTTGGGGGGGGTTAATTTTGTTCCAAATAATCAGCGGTATACAAACGCGTTGTCTGCCCCCCCGGCGAATGGGAACCCCTCGAGGAAGTTTAAAAGCTACCGGGGAAGGATCTGCGAGGAGGATTTCAGTGACATCTTCACCATTGCTTATTACATTTCGGGGAAATGTGGGAAGCTGAAGAGGATTATGATCAAGTACAGGGACTCGTATGATAGTTATGATGACGAGATGGATAACGACGAGACGCTGAATGAGTTCATTTCGGAGGCCACCAACACGGCGTCGAGTTACTACAACTATGTGCTCAACTGGTTTCGGTCCGCGGGTGGTACGGCGTCGGAGCGGGGTTAG
- a CDS encoding hypothetical protein, conserved (encoded by transcript PVX_116815A) yields the protein MREEDRHAEVLKRYNGEGRKKCRHKNERGRNPPYCVNYDVLLRNCKQEEHYIDLNLEINYNLEELLAHKDNMKKCLHVHSGPSKHTLQRDGRSPHYDDANSRTSAADGISPFCYDSGGEKRGVHDHPHRMEKQLYRRRDYTDEGHTSDSSNSYCSNVTDSSTKYERTNGMNFSQRISYESTILEDKLNLFHTGLAPKGVQKNRKGGRNHAGCSPWGAKGGDSPNVDHSYARTELSYEHTECGPSRMKESSKGTPPPMNLDGHKLTNLTFHKKNANLASQKVEEEILNKYEKIIKIMKYLRRIKNKYPEIETTVSILSTHIKNVTFNCEKMFYSRQELNDFLKKIYIYQIYLLKKVVFKNPRDGSSGDSFRDYSEVPESSNRNAHFMIQRLRENRPVKYAEGMPHENVDDEEWANFSSVRKHEGRARSHLGKETQRMGGAKKEKQMDTSFTEGAGSDMCKKGKGKNRGKYKSSKSFRGQEDDPLGSETNSTHCFTNLYGDDEEKTSAYYANLRHTYREALKNHMHTSGGNFQSGKSKKQSGGKKEHILHEDSLGHESGHGKGEKKYMFDDADVPPEQEPVREETNKQPPGWGNKRDVPFNTHSVEYESKKGHSGKLHKCIPKEGANSREYRGRSTLSDALKNDYLNVVDVEKYGPSLNALNLARGETPPRRSPSKGETGRKDPPGKEKNNQKTLVLFYDINKELSAISNRDSVIHALKHALLNKPYNFSALQNFLFKIDVELVEYKNFILLLTRNIKKPHLEALYGLNDFSVFEKVSKLEVYGKKVAPRFLVSKKVKTFYKYDTFYRRFKELTNVRDFSGITDAVELI from the exons atgCGCGAAGAGGATAGACACGCGGAAGTGCTCAAACGTTACAACggggaagggagaaaaaaatgccggCACAAAAACGAGAGAgggaggaaccccccctACTGCGTCAACTACGATGTTCTTCTGAGGAATTGCAAGCAGGAGGAACATTATATAGACCTTAACTTGGAAATTAATTACAATTTGGAGGAATTATTAGCTCATAAGGATAACATGAAGAAATGTTTGCACGTGCATAGTGGGCCGAGCAAGCACACCCTGCAGAGGGATGGGAGGAGTCCCCATTATGACGATGCAAATAGCCGCACTAGCGCAGCGGAtggcatttcccccttttgttacgactcagggggggagaaaagagGTGTGCATGACCATCCACACAGAATGGAAAAACAATTATACCGAAGAAGGGACTATACAGATGAAGGCCACACATCCGACTCAAGCAACAGCTACTGCTCGAACGTAACGGACAGTTCTACAAAGTATGAAAGAACGAATGGCATGAATTTTTCCCAACGCATCTCCTATGAGAGCACCATTTTGGAGGACAAACTCAATTTGTTTCACACTGGGTTAGCTCCAAAGGGGgtccaaaaaaatagaaaaggggggagaaatcaTGCTGGGTGTTCTCCCTGGGGTGCCAAAGGTGGGGACAGCCCAAATGTAGACCACTCCTACGCCCGGACTGAGCTGAGTTATGAACACACGGAGTGCGGTCCCTCCCGTATG aaagAAAGCTCCAAAGGGACGCCCCCCCCGATGAACCTGGACGGACATAAATTGACCAACTTAACATTTCACAAAAAGAATGCCAActtggctagccaaaaagtAGAAGAAGAAATCCTCaacaaatatgaaaaaataataaaaattatgaagtaccttagaagaataaaaaataagtaccCTGAAATAGAGACTACCGTTTCGATACTTTCCActcatattaaaaatgtcacTTTCAATTGCGAGAAGATGTTCTATTCCAGACAGGAGCTGAATGACtttctgaaaaaaatttacatttaccAGATTTACCTCCTCAAAA aagtcgtttttaaaaacccgAGGGACGGAAGCAGTGGCGACTCCTTCAG aGACTATTCGGAAGTCCCCGAAAGCAGCAACAGGAATGCCCACTTCATGATCCAGCGCTTGCGAGAAAACAGACCTGTAAAGTATGCAGAGGGGATGCCACACGAAAATGTGGACGATGAAGAATGGGCTAATTTTAGCAGCGTGAGGAAACACGAAGGAAGGGCACGTAGCCATTTAGGCAAAGAGACACAAAGAATGGGCGGCgcaaagaaggaaaagcaaatgGACACCAGCTTTACTGAAGGTGCCGGAAGTGACatgtgcaaaaagggaaagggaaaaaataggggtaaatataaaagcaGTAAATCATTTAGGGGGCAGGAAGATGATCCGCTGGGGAGTGAAACTAACTCGACGCACTGTTTCACCAATCTGTATGGAGATGATGAAGAGAAGACGTCTGCCTACTACGCTAACCTGAGGCACACATATAGGGAAGCCCTGAAAAACCATATGCACACAAGTGGGGGAAATTTCCAAAGcggaaaaagtaaaaaacaaagtggaggaaaaaaggagcacatCCTACATGAAGATTCGTTGGGCCATGAAAGTGGCCATGGgaagggcgaaaaaaaatacatgttcGATGATGCAGATGTGCCGCCTGAACAGGAGCCCGTAAGAGAAGAGACAAACAAACAACCACCAGGATGGGGGAATAAACGGGACGTCCCATTTAACACACATTCGGTAGAATACGAGTCGAAAAAAGGCCACTCGGGGAAACTTCATAAGTGTATCCCCAAAGAGGGGGCAAACAGCAGAGAGtacagggggagaagcaccttAAGTGACGCCTTAAAAAACGATTACTTAAACGTGGTAGATGTGGAGAAGTATGGGCCATCCCTTAACGCGCTTAATTTagcaaggggggaaacgccCCCGCGGAGAAGCCCATCGAAAGGGGAAACGGGCAGAAAGGATCCCCcgggaaaggagaaaaacaacCAGAAGACGCTGGTACTcttttatgatataaataaagaGCTAAGTGCCATCTCGAACAGGGACTCCGTCATACACGCGCTGAAGCATGCGCTGCTAAACA AGCCCTACAACTTCAGCGCCCTGCAAAACTTCCTATTCAAAATAGACGTCGAGCTGGTGGAGTACAAAAACTTCATCCTGCTGCTAACTCGGAACATAAAGAAGCCGCACCTGGAAGCCCTCTATGGCTTGAACGATTTTTCGGTGTTTGAAAAGGTAAGCAAGTTAGAA GTGTACGGGAAGAAGGTGGCGCCCCGATTTTTGGTCTCCAAGAAGGTTAAAACTTTTTACAAGTATGATACGTTTTACCGAAGATTTAAGGAACTCACAAATGTGCGCGATTTCAGCGGGATAACTGACGCAGTGGAGTTAATTTAG
- a CDS encoding DnaJ domain containing protein (encoded by transcript PVX_116820A), giving the protein MKSDAKLDLYEILGVEKNASVKEIAKAYRILVLTYHPDKFAARRGRVKEKGEVGEAGEAGEAVDEEKTNGKLDVLEKETVDEEANEGEDETVKGGEDAPQKREQDAEEPLTLQKCKEMFLQIQKAYEILRDPEKRKNYDEFGLEDEECSEFKNYLNPKLFHARIKVEDILNYEKKYKNSSDEKEDLIEFYNKFNGKLTHILEYIPFSEEADLGRFLDIYSGLFKSKEIEKTPDYEKSLKNINNIVKKYASLKKKDSRMSKKRKMAAPPLDDLVLAIRNNEAKRTLKMNNLLSNIEKEYQKKNPKKRKVKPPTEEELNEISRRLEENKRKNAAAKKLKSA; this is encoded by the coding sequence atgaagagcgATGCAAAATTGGACCTTTATGAAATCCTGGGGGTGGAGAAGAATGCCAGCGTGAAGGAAATCGCCAAGGCGTACAGGATACTGGTGCTGACGTACCACCCGGATAAGTTCGCCGCCCGGAGGGGCAGGGTAAAGGAGAAGGGTGAAGTGGGCGAGGCGGGCGAGGCGGGTGAGGCGGTGGATGAGGAAAAGACGAACGGGAAGCTGGACGTACTCGAGAAAGAAACCGTAGATGAGGAGGCAaacgagggggaagacgaaACGGTGAAGGGAGGCGAGGACGCCCCACAGAAGCGCGAACAGGACGCAGAGGAACCGCTCACCCTGCAAAAGTGCAAAGAGATGTTCCTCCAAATTCAGAAGGCATATGAAATATTAAGAGACCcagagaagaggaaaaattatgacGAGTTTGGCCTGGAGGATGAAGAATGTagcgaatttaaaaattatttaaaccCAAAATTATTTCATGCAAGAATTAAAGTGGAGGATATACTTAACtatgaaaagaaatataaaaatagctCAGATGAGAAGGAGGATTTGATcgaattttacaataaatttaATGGAAAACTGACCCACATTTTGGAGTACATTCCATTTAGTGAAGAAGCTGACTTGGGCAGGTTCCTAGACATCTACAGTGGTTTGTTTAAGTCGAaggaaattgaaaaaacgCCTGACTATGAAAAGTccctaaaaaatattaataacatTGTTAAGAAGTATGCCagtttgaagaaaaaggactcacggatgagcaaaaaaaggaaaatggctgcccccccccttgacGATTTGGTCCTGGCCATTCGGAATAATGAAGCGAAGAGGacgttaaaaatgaacaacctCCTCTCCAACATCGAGAAGGAATACCAGAAGAAGAACCCCAAGAAGAGGAAGGTCAAGCCGCCGACGGAGGAGGAGCTGAACGAGATTAGCAGGCGGCTCGAGGAgaacaaaaggaagaacgCCGCGGCGAAGAAGTTGAAGAGCGCGTGA
- a CDS encoding hypothetical protein, conserved (encoded by transcript PVX_116825A) produces MHDHNFLEDFHDIKFEDFLNHFIFLKNEKKIPTGNDDEEESTATAESAEPLEGKNNKPQEGKHNFMRSIANDIINNEPSTVLFRRMYWPLLLGIYHPATLHDLTKDVQKKRSLYKQDKDEYITKQSNLNIQKLDPQIFHPLSSDDKNPWTLKQKNQELNEEIKQDILRTHSEKKLFQNEAVRDALCKILFLWAKKNPSVSYKQGMNELVAIFFIINYREQVCPDVLNLKSDQFWKEYVTLFDRDEVEADTYILFDHFMNMGLKYLFSSPEEKKNQATKNSSKTVLLHKCTYIFHKLLKNLDKLLYNHLISLSIEPQIFLLRWIRLFYCREFPIDDTVILWDNFFSDCFLTNWEKGFPAEVSGDTIEVAHMTSNVFPLVDYFAISMILFIRSFLLENDENYCLKRLFKYPPVENVRILIDLSFKIKARSEKKEKGAKRDDLPVSNSVGVDGGSNVGGCLGSFPARNGAKEGVASLAREGAVSLAREGAVSLAREGVANLAREGVANLARTSGNNSIASDHLERNRYKPTANTLVLNKETKILNTPATLSRINSKLNGVIDSLNNLSFTVGNEKHRVELQQNVFRLSEIFRELKSMEHNCAESMPEDLEMNWKREAPPIYFG; encoded by the exons atgcatGACCATAACTTTTTGGAAGATTTTCATGACATCAAATTTGAGGactttttaaatcattttatttttcttaaaaatgagaaaaagatACCAACGGGTaatgacgatgaggaggaaagcACGGCGACAGCTGAGTCTGCCGAACCCTTGGAAGGGAAGAACAACAAACCGCAGGAGGGAAAGCACAATTTCATGCGGTCCATAGCCAATGACATTATAAACAATGAACCTAGTACGGTCCTCTTTAGAAGAATGTATTGGCCTCTTCTACTAGGAATTTACCATCCCGCCACTCTACACGATCTAACAAAGGATGtgcagaagaagagaagCTTATATAAGCAGGACAAAGACGAATACATCACAAAGCAGTCGAACTTAAATATCCAAAAATTGGACCCCCAGATCTTCCACCCTCTCTCATCGGATGATAAAAATCCGTGGACATTAAAGCAGAAGAATCAAGaattaaatgaagaaataaaacaagACATTTTAAGAACACACTCAGAAAAAAagcttttccaaaatgaagcAGTAAGAGACGCGTTATGTAAAATTCTCTTCCTatgggccaaaaaaaatccatCTGTGTCGTATAAACAAGGCATGAACGAATtagtagccattttttttattatcaattATCGTGAGCAAGTGTGCCCCGATGttctaaatttaaaaagcgaTCAATTTTGGAAGGAGTATGTCACCCTGTTTGATAGGGACGAAGTCGAGGCGGACACATACATACTGTTTGACCACTTCATGAACATGgggttaaaatatttattctcctcccccgaagaaaaaaaaaaccaagcAACAAAGAATTCTTCCAAAACGGTGCTCCTGCACAAGTGTACTTATATATTCCATAAGTtgctaaaaaatttggatAAATTACTGTACAACCATTTGATCTCTCTGAGTATCGAGCCTCAGATTTTTCTGCTCAGGTGGATCCGCCTCTTCTACTGTAGGGAATTTCCGATTGATGACACGGTCATTTTGTGGGACAACTTTTTCTCAG ATTGCTTCTTAACAAACTGGGAAAAGGGCTTCCCCGCCGAAGTCTCAGGGGACACCATAGAAGTTGCCCACATGACATCAAATGTGTTCCCCCTGGTGGACTACTTTGCCATCTCCATGATCCTATTCATCAGATCGTTTTTGCTAGAAAACGACGAGAATTATTGCCTAAAGAGGCTTTTTAAATACCCGCCTGTAGAAAACGTAAGGATATTAATCgatttatcttttaaaattaaagcgAGAAgtgagaagaaggagaagggtGCAAAAAGGGATGACTTACCGGTGTCCAACAGCGTCGGCGTGGACGGGGGTTCGAATGTGGGCGGCTGCCTTGGTTCCTTTCCGGCGAGGAACGGGGCCAAAGAGGGAGTAGCAAGTTTGGCGCGGGAAGGGGCAGTAAGTTTGGCGCGGGAAGGAGCAGTAAGTTTAGCGCGGGAAGGAGTAGCCAATTTAGCGCGAGAGGGAGTAGCCAATTTGGCAAGAACCAGCGGCAACAACAGCATAGCGAGTGACCACCTGGAGCGCAACAGGTACAAGCCAACCGCCAACACCCTTGTGCTAAATAAAGAGaccaaaattttaaacaccCCCGCGACGTTATCGCGCATTAACAGTAAGCTAAACGGTGTCATTGACAGCTTGAATAATTTATCCTTCACCGTCGGGAATGAAAAGCACCGAGTAGAGCTCCAGCAAAATGTATTTCGTCTAAGTGAAATATTCCGAGAATTGAAAAGCATGGAGCATAATTGTGCAGAGTCCATGCCGGAGGATTTGGAGATGAACTGGAAAAGGGAGGCCCCCCCAATTTACTTCGGTTGA
- a CDS encoding hypothetical protein, conserved (encoded by transcript PVX_116835A), whose protein sequence is MAIHFSFLSLATDDISFEKYKILIVHISLTLSIITMCVSLLLVIVSSFLSRDEGATYVDLNINGGDGTRPKTYVYIQKDSPAYTLQQEGKKKSSVSVNNSMRENGGEEREEGEVNEAGKGNNSSGQTMEDGAKLFVFDGDPHPLPKGDELNPAEKQNKVIRIVMN, encoded by the coding sequence ATGGCGatacatttttctttcctaaGTTTGGCCACGGATGACATCTCTTTTGaaaagtataaaattttaattgtgCACATTTCACTCACGTTGAGCATAATAACAATGTGCGTTTCGCTCTTGTTAGTTATTGTGTCCAGTTTCCTTTCACGAGATGAGGGCGCCACGTACGTAGACTTAAACATAAATGGGGGAGACGGTACTCGGCCCAAGACTTACGTGTACATACAGAAGGATTCACCCGCCTATACGTTGCAGcaagaggggaagaagaaaagctCCGTCTCCGTCAACAATTCCATGCGGgaaaatggaggggaagaacgCGAAGAGGGTGAAGTAAACGAAGCGGGGAAAGGTAACAACTCGAGTGGTCAGACGATGGAAGATGGGGCAAAATTGTTCGTCTTTGATGGAGACCCCCACCCACTGCCAAAAGGAGACGAATTAAATCCTGCtgagaagcaaaataaagtcaTACGGATAGTGATGAACTGA
- a CDS encoding dihydroorotase, putative (encoded by transcript PVX_116830A): MEPLHLPLGDDMHCHLRQGDMLRFTVGAVKQGGCDRVLVMPNITPIVSTCEDAKKYRSELTKQDPSVDYLMTLYLNNKTDANDILRNHEECNLQGVKIYPSNVTTNSSHGVTTLETYYEIFHTLERLNKSLHIHCEEPNVNPLYAERSYAQHIHDLALHFPHLKIVLEHISTVDMINLVRTYPNIAGSVTPHHLQLTIDDVVDVESYDYAPDVVTIEKYIKNVYNYCKPLPKTIDDKVALCKIIQEGFPRIFLGSDSAPHYKEQKNDPHYKPGIYTQPFLMSYVSHIFNKMNSLDKVENFACKNAANFLNLKEKKTGTNLQPLSLCIQKKELKIADEYSGVVPFLAGQTIDFTATCVGADV, from the coding sequence ATGGAACCGCTGCACCTCCCCCTGGGCGACGACATGCACTGCCACCTGCGGCAGGGCGACATGCTGCGCTTCACCGTTGGGGCAGTCAAGCAGGGGGGCTGCGACCGCGTGCTAGTCATGCCCAACATCACGCCAATCGTGAGCACCTGTGAAGAtgccaaaaaatatagaagcGAGCTAACCAAGCAGGACCCCAGCGTAGACTACCTAATGACGTTATATTTGAATAATAAAACAGACGCAAATGACATACTCAGAAATCACGAAGAGTGTAATTTGCAAGGAGTAAAAATATACCCCAGCAATGTGACGACCAACTCGAGTCATGGAGTTACCACGTTAGAAActtattatgaaatatttcaTACACTTGAAAGGTTAAACAAAAGTCTACACATCCATTGTGAAGAACCAAATGTGAATCCCCTTTATGCAGAAAGGAGTTACGCACAACATATTCATGACTTGGCTCTTcacttcccccatttgaaaATTGTCCTAGAGCACATCTCTACGGTAGATATGATAAACCTGGTTAGGACGTACCCGAACATCGCGGGGTCAGTTACTCCGCACCACTTGCAACTAACCATAGACGATGTTGTAGATGTGGAGAGCTACGATTATGCTCCCGACGTGGTAACCATAGAgaagtatataaaaaatgtgtataattATTGCAAACCTTTGCCCAAAACGATTGATGATAAGGTAGCTTTGTGTAAGATCATACAGGAAGGGTTCCCCAGGATTTTCCTTGGATCCGATTCTGCGCCCCATTataaagagcaaaaaaatgacccccACTATAAGCCAGGGATATACACACAGCCATTCCTCATGTCGTACGtttctcacatttttaacaaaatgaattcatTGGATAAGGTAGAAAATTTTGCCTGCAAAAAtgctgcaaattttttaaatttaaaggagaaaaaaacgggcACAAATCTACAGCCTCTCTCTCTTTGTATACAAAAGAAAGAACTCAAAATTGCTGATGAATATTCTGGGGtcgtcccctttttggctgGACAAACAATTGATTTTACAGCGACGTGTGTGGGGGCAGATGTTTGA
- a CDS encoding hypothetical protein, conserved (encoded by transcript PVX_116840A; Apicoplast targeted protein. Curated by Stuart Ralph, Walter and Eliza Hall Institute of Medical Research, Australia.): MALLPPSEAKQIMPQLLKKIKLLLSALFTLQWEAAHSVHSLHTHKGTHHRKIINSVLYLDRQLCDPFLYSPNRRRKPPTGATQNKIRCTPAGKEEEDAAFGIELENLVKDLEEGKYGDESLNLYREVERRNAEEEEKEAQGVKKAEEQIDMHDVEGVINNTDPNLKTSVRKAFYNTDLNEQDSQDVKREYNMMKKIEKTFDDIDDVNYPQEKLNMKNVLDKISSMKDPENPETPFKDTAKTLMKYKGLLHMPYEQCRLLNGSQLHWRESLDHLELNIPIFEETDHKDVLFQFGNDHIKLEVLRSGSKVLLLNHKLCGKINYGDAYWVITGDYKEGQKHINLVIPKMGAFKYIWEKLLQDGEQKA; encoded by the exons ATGGCCTTGCTGCCACCTTCAGAGGCAAAGCAAATTATGCCGCAactattgaaaaaaataaaattgcttcTGAGCGCCCTGTTCACTCTTCAGTGGGAGGCAGCCCACTCTGTACACTCCCTCCACACGCACAAAGGGACTCACCacaggaaaataataaactcTGTGTTGTATCTAGATAGGCAGTTATGTgacccttttttatattccccCAATCGAAGGAGAAAGCCCCCCACTGGGGCTACACAGAACAAGATCAGGTGCACCCCGGCAgggaaggaagaggaggacgcTGCGTTTGGAATTGAACTGgag AATCTCGTGAAAGACTTAGAGGAGGGGAAATACGGGGATGAGTCGCTGAACCTATACCGGGAGGTGGAG CGCAGGAacgcagaggaagaagaaaaggaagcccaaggggtgaaaaaagcAGAAGAGCAAATCGACATGCACGATGTGGAAGGCGTAATTAACAACACGGACCCAAATCTTAAGACCTCAGTCAGAAAGGCATTTTACAACACAGATCTGAATGAACAGGACAGCCAAGATGTGAAGAGGGAATATAacatgatgaaaaaaattgaaaaaactTTTGATGACATTGACGATGTGAATTATCCTCAGGAGAAGTtaaacatgaaaaatgtgTTGGATAAAATTAGCTCCATGAAAGACCCGGAAAATCCAGAGACGCCATTCAAGGACACCGCGAAGACTTTGATGAAG TACAAGGGGCTGCTGCACATGCCATATGAGCAGTGTAGGTTGCTCAACGGTAGCCA GCTCCACTGGAGGGAATCGCTGGACCACCTCGAGTTAAatatccccatttttgaag AAACCGACCACAAAGACGTCCTCTTCCAATTCGGAAATGACCACATCAAGTTGGAAGTCCTCAGGAGTGGCAGCAAAGTCCTTCTGCTAAATCATAAG cTATGTGGGAAGATAAACTACGGAGACGCGTACTGGGTGATAACTGGGGATTACAAGGAGGGCCAGAAGCACATCAACTTGGTCATTCCCAAAATGGGGGCTTTTAAATACATATGGGAGAAATTGCTGCAGGACGGGGAGCAGAAGGCCTAG